In a single window of the Harpia harpyja isolate bHarHar1 chromosome 3, bHarHar1 primary haplotype, whole genome shotgun sequence genome:
- the PLA2G4B gene encoding cytosolic phospholipase A2 beta isoform X2, translating to MKICPIHMLSVRIIQAKNIKSRDLWTVPLSCQNLAGQCYSLLDTSLKYLGLSGCSRHLQSSPDSSSERHHLGDFLSHRCQASQMTASDCYVRLWLPSALNGKLQTKTIKNSDNPVWNETFYFRIQREVENILELAVCDEDPLTKDDMQFTVLFNVARIRPGETLRETFALKSEKERCTKKWESLEVEFWMERIPGPPEHLITNDVLVSREVCCLEVQLDINESRKYLKEGKNLVLTVSASHEGTQKTTDDTDTFYFHCVKAWEPVLKVRLQKVSDKEDDNSNLSDTLTVPLKFLPVGHKVKITLPVRHNVPLQLYLQLNDCTEKLDVRLGYDLCREEQEFLQKRKRVVAGALKRVLHLERDLHGHEVPVIAVMATGGGLRAMSAMFGHLLALQKLHLLDCVTYITGASGSTWTLADLYEHADWSQKTLEGPLKAVKEQVTKCKLNLMSIEHLKYYHKELAERAKAGHVSSFTTLWSLVQEMFLHERPRKYKLTDQRKALEHGQNPLPFYAVLNVKEEKFSTFKFREWAEFSPYEVAIPKYGASIRSEYFDSEFFMGRRVKKLPESRICYLEGLWTNIFTRNLLDGLYWSSNSNEFWERWAKDMVDIDKHSPEDDVTIIEPPSCLSGKLYEMFQDIMTKRPLLGKSHNFLRGLEFHKDYIHQKKFIEWKDTVLDSFPNTLTPLQKYLCLIDVGYFINTSGAALFKPERGVDVVISLDYGLGNVFKQLEMTYKYCKIQKIPFPEVEISKEEEKNPKECYVFSDAEDPRAPIVIHFPLVNDTFKEFKEPGVKRCLSEMEEGKVNLENNCSPYYLIRLIYSSENFDKLVNLSKYNILNNKDLLLQAIRSAVERRRSSRTGNLPSHSGAGYP from the exons GGACAGTTCCACTTTCCTGCCAAAACCTTGCGGGGCAATGTTATTCACTGCTTGATACCAGTCTGAAGTATTTAGGCCTCTCGGGCTGCAGTAGACATCTTCAGTCAAGTCCAGACTCCAGCTCTGAAAGACATCACCTTGGAGATTTCCTTTCACACCGTTGTCAAGCTTCACAAA tgaCCGCATCAGACTGCTATGTGCGCTTGTGGCTGCCATCTGCTTTGAATGGAAAGCTTCAGACCAAAACCATCAAGAATTCTGACAACCCTGTCTGGAATGAGACTTTCTACTTTAGGATCCAGAGAGAAGTTGAG AACATTTTAGAATTGGCAGTGTGTGATGAAGATCCACTCACCAAAGATGACATGCAGTTCACAGTTCTTTTTAATGTTGCTAGAATCAGACCCGGGGAGACACTCCGTGAgacttttgctttaaaatcagAG aaagagaGGTGCACTAAGAAATGGGAAAGTTTGGAAGTAGAATTCTGGATGGAAAGAAT TCCTGGCCCTCCAGAGCACCTCATTACCAATGATGTCCTAGTG TCCCGTGAGGTTTGCTGCTTGGAAGTGCAATTGGACATTAACGAAAGcaggaaatatttgaaag AGGGTAAAAATCTTGTGCTTACGGTGTCTGCATCTCATGAGGgaacacagaaaacaacagaCGACACAGATACTTTCTACTTCCATTGCGTGAAGGCTTGGGAGCCAGTTCTAAAAGTCAGGCTGCAG AAAGTTTCTGATAAGGAAGATGACAATAGTAATTTAAGTGACACCTTAACAGTACCACTGAAATTTCTCCCTGTTGGACATAAAGTGAAAATAACCCTCCCTGTAAGACAT AATGTGCCACTGCAGTTGTACCTCCAACTAAATGATTG cacagaaaaactaGATGTGCGCTTAGGGTATGATCTGTGCCGAGAAGAGCAAGAATTCttgcaaaaaaggaagagagtGGTTGCCGGTGCCCTGAAAAGGGTTCTTCATCTGGAAAGAGATCTACATGGACACGAG GTCCCGGTAATAGCTGTTATGGCAACAGGCGGAGGCCTCAGAGCAATGTCAGCTATGTTTGGGCACCTCTTAGCTCTTCAGAAGCTACATCTGTTGGACTGTGTTACCTATATCACTGGGGCTTCTGGCTCGACATG GACCCTAGCAGACCTGTATGAGCATGCCGACTGGTCACAGAAGACTCTGGAGGGGCCACTTAAGGCAGTAAAAGAGCAAGTGACAAAATGCAAGCTCAACCTTATGTCTATAGAGCATCTGAAGTATTATCACAAGGAACTCGCTGAAAGGGCAAAAGCAGGACATGTGTCATCTTTTACAACTCTGTGGTCACTTGTTCAGGAAATGTTCTTACATGAACGG CCAAGAAAGTACAAACTCACAGACCAGCGCAAGGCATTGGAGCATGGACAAAACCCCTTGCCTTTCTATGCAGTCCTCAatgtgaaagaggaaaagttCAGTACTTTCAAATTTAGAG AGTGGGCGGAGTTCTCTCCTTACGAGGTGGCCATACCAAAATACGGAGCCTCCATTCGTTCAGAATATTTTGACAGTGAATTTTTCATGGGAAGGCGAGTGAAGAAGCTGCCAGAATCTCGGATCTGCTATCTGGAAG GTCTTTGGACAAACATCTTTACAAGGAATTTGCTGGATGGCTTGTATTGGTCCTCAAATTCAAATGAATTCTGGGAACGATGGGCCAAAGATATGGTAGATATAG ACAAACATTCCCCTGAGGATGATGTCACTATCATCGAGCCTCCATCTTGTCTGTCAGGGAAACTGTATGAAATGTTTCAGGACATTATGACCAAGCGTCCACTACTGGGAAAGTCTCATAACTTCCTGAGAGGCTTAGAATTTCATAAGGATTATATCCATCAGAAAAAATTTATTGAATGGAAAG acaCCGTGCTGGACTCTTTCCCTAACACTCTGACACCGCTGCAGAAATATCTTTGCCTGATAGATGTTGGCTATTTCATCAACACCAGTGGTGCAGCACTTTTCAAGCCAGAGAGGGGTGTAGATGTCGTTATCTCACTTGATTATGGTTTGGGGAATGTGTTCAAG CAATTAGAGATGACATACAAATATTGCAAGATACAAAAAATCCCATTCCCCGAAGTGGAGATAAgtaaagaagaagagaagaacCCAAAGGAATGTTACGTGTTTTCGGATGCGGAGGACCCCAGAGCACCCATAGTAATCCATTTCCCCCTGGTGAATGACACCTTTAAGGAATTCAAGGAGCCTG gAGTAAAGCGCTGTCTCTCAGAGATGGAAGAGGGCAAAGTAAATCTGGAGAACAACTGCTCACCCTATTACCTCATTAGGCTAATCTACTCCTCTGAAAATTTTGACAAACTTGTGAACCTGAGCAAATACAACATCCTCAATAACAAAGACCTGCTCCTCCAGGCAATCCGGAGTGCTGTAGAacggaggagaagcagcaggactgGGAATCTCCCCAGCCACTCTGGAGCTGGATACCCCTAG
- the PLA2G4B gene encoding cytosolic phospholipase A2 beta isoform X1, which yields MGSPPAKMKICPIHMLSVRIIQAKNIKSRDLWTVPLSCQNLAGQCYSLLDTSLKYLGLSGCSRHLQSSPDSSSERHHLGDFLSHRCQASQMTASDCYVRLWLPSALNGKLQTKTIKNSDNPVWNETFYFRIQREVENILELAVCDEDPLTKDDMQFTVLFNVARIRPGETLRETFALKSEKERCTKKWESLEVEFWMERIPGPPEHLITNDVLVSREVCCLEVQLDINESRKYLKEGKNLVLTVSASHEGTQKTTDDTDTFYFHCVKAWEPVLKVRLQKVSDKEDDNSNLSDTLTVPLKFLPVGHKVKITLPVRHNVPLQLYLQLNDCTEKLDVRLGYDLCREEQEFLQKRKRVVAGALKRVLHLERDLHGHEVPVIAVMATGGGLRAMSAMFGHLLALQKLHLLDCVTYITGASGSTWTLADLYEHADWSQKTLEGPLKAVKEQVTKCKLNLMSIEHLKYYHKELAERAKAGHVSSFTTLWSLVQEMFLHERPRKYKLTDQRKALEHGQNPLPFYAVLNVKEEKFSTFKFREWAEFSPYEVAIPKYGASIRSEYFDSEFFMGRRVKKLPESRICYLEGLWTNIFTRNLLDGLYWSSNSNEFWERWAKDMVDIDKHSPEDDVTIIEPPSCLSGKLYEMFQDIMTKRPLLGKSHNFLRGLEFHKDYIHQKKFIEWKDTVLDSFPNTLTPLQKYLCLIDVGYFINTSGAALFKPERGVDVVISLDYGLGNVFKQLEMTYKYCKIQKIPFPEVEISKEEEKNPKECYVFSDAEDPRAPIVIHFPLVNDTFKEFKEPGVKRCLSEMEEGKVNLENNCSPYYLIRLIYSSENFDKLVNLSKYNILNNKDLLLQAIRSAVERRRSSRTGNLPSHSGAGYP from the exons GGACAGTTCCACTTTCCTGCCAAAACCTTGCGGGGCAATGTTATTCACTGCTTGATACCAGTCTGAAGTATTTAGGCCTCTCGGGCTGCAGTAGACATCTTCAGTCAAGTCCAGACTCCAGCTCTGAAAGACATCACCTTGGAGATTTCCTTTCACACCGTTGTCAAGCTTCACAAA tgaCCGCATCAGACTGCTATGTGCGCTTGTGGCTGCCATCTGCTTTGAATGGAAAGCTTCAGACCAAAACCATCAAGAATTCTGACAACCCTGTCTGGAATGAGACTTTCTACTTTAGGATCCAGAGAGAAGTTGAG AACATTTTAGAATTGGCAGTGTGTGATGAAGATCCACTCACCAAAGATGACATGCAGTTCACAGTTCTTTTTAATGTTGCTAGAATCAGACCCGGGGAGACACTCCGTGAgacttttgctttaaaatcagAG aaagagaGGTGCACTAAGAAATGGGAAAGTTTGGAAGTAGAATTCTGGATGGAAAGAAT TCCTGGCCCTCCAGAGCACCTCATTACCAATGATGTCCTAGTG TCCCGTGAGGTTTGCTGCTTGGAAGTGCAATTGGACATTAACGAAAGcaggaaatatttgaaag AGGGTAAAAATCTTGTGCTTACGGTGTCTGCATCTCATGAGGgaacacagaaaacaacagaCGACACAGATACTTTCTACTTCCATTGCGTGAAGGCTTGGGAGCCAGTTCTAAAAGTCAGGCTGCAG AAAGTTTCTGATAAGGAAGATGACAATAGTAATTTAAGTGACACCTTAACAGTACCACTGAAATTTCTCCCTGTTGGACATAAAGTGAAAATAACCCTCCCTGTAAGACAT AATGTGCCACTGCAGTTGTACCTCCAACTAAATGATTG cacagaaaaactaGATGTGCGCTTAGGGTATGATCTGTGCCGAGAAGAGCAAGAATTCttgcaaaaaaggaagagagtGGTTGCCGGTGCCCTGAAAAGGGTTCTTCATCTGGAAAGAGATCTACATGGACACGAG GTCCCGGTAATAGCTGTTATGGCAACAGGCGGAGGCCTCAGAGCAATGTCAGCTATGTTTGGGCACCTCTTAGCTCTTCAGAAGCTACATCTGTTGGACTGTGTTACCTATATCACTGGGGCTTCTGGCTCGACATG GACCCTAGCAGACCTGTATGAGCATGCCGACTGGTCACAGAAGACTCTGGAGGGGCCACTTAAGGCAGTAAAAGAGCAAGTGACAAAATGCAAGCTCAACCTTATGTCTATAGAGCATCTGAAGTATTATCACAAGGAACTCGCTGAAAGGGCAAAAGCAGGACATGTGTCATCTTTTACAACTCTGTGGTCACTTGTTCAGGAAATGTTCTTACATGAACGG CCAAGAAAGTACAAACTCACAGACCAGCGCAAGGCATTGGAGCATGGACAAAACCCCTTGCCTTTCTATGCAGTCCTCAatgtgaaagaggaaaagttCAGTACTTTCAAATTTAGAG AGTGGGCGGAGTTCTCTCCTTACGAGGTGGCCATACCAAAATACGGAGCCTCCATTCGTTCAGAATATTTTGACAGTGAATTTTTCATGGGAAGGCGAGTGAAGAAGCTGCCAGAATCTCGGATCTGCTATCTGGAAG GTCTTTGGACAAACATCTTTACAAGGAATTTGCTGGATGGCTTGTATTGGTCCTCAAATTCAAATGAATTCTGGGAACGATGGGCCAAAGATATGGTAGATATAG ACAAACATTCCCCTGAGGATGATGTCACTATCATCGAGCCTCCATCTTGTCTGTCAGGGAAACTGTATGAAATGTTTCAGGACATTATGACCAAGCGTCCACTACTGGGAAAGTCTCATAACTTCCTGAGAGGCTTAGAATTTCATAAGGATTATATCCATCAGAAAAAATTTATTGAATGGAAAG acaCCGTGCTGGACTCTTTCCCTAACACTCTGACACCGCTGCAGAAATATCTTTGCCTGATAGATGTTGGCTATTTCATCAACACCAGTGGTGCAGCACTTTTCAAGCCAGAGAGGGGTGTAGATGTCGTTATCTCACTTGATTATGGTTTGGGGAATGTGTTCAAG CAATTAGAGATGACATACAAATATTGCAAGATACAAAAAATCCCATTCCCCGAAGTGGAGATAAgtaaagaagaagagaagaacCCAAAGGAATGTTACGTGTTTTCGGATGCGGAGGACCCCAGAGCACCCATAGTAATCCATTTCCCCCTGGTGAATGACACCTTTAAGGAATTCAAGGAGCCTG gAGTAAAGCGCTGTCTCTCAGAGATGGAAGAGGGCAAAGTAAATCTGGAGAACAACTGCTCACCCTATTACCTCATTAGGCTAATCTACTCCTCTGAAAATTTTGACAAACTTGTGAACCTGAGCAAATACAACATCCTCAATAACAAAGACCTGCTCCTCCAGGCAATCCGGAGTGCTGTAGAacggaggagaagcagcaggactgGGAATCTCCCCAGCCACTCTGGAGCTGGATACCCCTAG
- the PLA2G4B gene encoding cytosolic phospholipase A2 beta isoform X3 encodes MGSPPAKMKICPIHMLSVRIIQAKNIKSRDLLTASDCYVRLWLPSALNGKLQTKTIKNSDNPVWNETFYFRIQREVENILELAVCDEDPLTKDDMQFTVLFNVARIRPGETLRETFALKSEKERCTKKWESLEVEFWMERIPGPPEHLITNDVLVSREVCCLEVQLDINESRKYLKEGKNLVLTVSASHEGTQKTTDDTDTFYFHCVKAWEPVLKVRLQKVSDKEDDNSNLSDTLTVPLKFLPVGHKVKITLPVRHNVPLQLYLQLNDCTEKLDVRLGYDLCREEQEFLQKRKRVVAGALKRVLHLERDLHGHEVPVIAVMATGGGLRAMSAMFGHLLALQKLHLLDCVTYITGASGSTWTLADLYEHADWSQKTLEGPLKAVKEQVTKCKLNLMSIEHLKYYHKELAERAKAGHVSSFTTLWSLVQEMFLHERPRKYKLTDQRKALEHGQNPLPFYAVLNVKEEKFSTFKFREWAEFSPYEVAIPKYGASIRSEYFDSEFFMGRRVKKLPESRICYLEGLWTNIFTRNLLDGLYWSSNSNEFWERWAKDMVDIDKHSPEDDVTIIEPPSCLSGKLYEMFQDIMTKRPLLGKSHNFLRGLEFHKDYIHQKKFIEWKDTVLDSFPNTLTPLQKYLCLIDVGYFINTSGAALFKPERGVDVVISLDYGLGNVFKQLEMTYKYCKIQKIPFPEVEISKEEEKNPKECYVFSDAEDPRAPIVIHFPLVNDTFKEFKEPGVKRCLSEMEEGKVNLENNCSPYYLIRLIYSSENFDKLVNLSKYNILNNKDLLLQAIRSAVERRRSSRTGNLPSHSGAGYP; translated from the exons tgaCCGCATCAGACTGCTATGTGCGCTTGTGGCTGCCATCTGCTTTGAATGGAAAGCTTCAGACCAAAACCATCAAGAATTCTGACAACCCTGTCTGGAATGAGACTTTCTACTTTAGGATCCAGAGAGAAGTTGAG AACATTTTAGAATTGGCAGTGTGTGATGAAGATCCACTCACCAAAGATGACATGCAGTTCACAGTTCTTTTTAATGTTGCTAGAATCAGACCCGGGGAGACACTCCGTGAgacttttgctttaaaatcagAG aaagagaGGTGCACTAAGAAATGGGAAAGTTTGGAAGTAGAATTCTGGATGGAAAGAAT TCCTGGCCCTCCAGAGCACCTCATTACCAATGATGTCCTAGTG TCCCGTGAGGTTTGCTGCTTGGAAGTGCAATTGGACATTAACGAAAGcaggaaatatttgaaag AGGGTAAAAATCTTGTGCTTACGGTGTCTGCATCTCATGAGGgaacacagaaaacaacagaCGACACAGATACTTTCTACTTCCATTGCGTGAAGGCTTGGGAGCCAGTTCTAAAAGTCAGGCTGCAG AAAGTTTCTGATAAGGAAGATGACAATAGTAATTTAAGTGACACCTTAACAGTACCACTGAAATTTCTCCCTGTTGGACATAAAGTGAAAATAACCCTCCCTGTAAGACAT AATGTGCCACTGCAGTTGTACCTCCAACTAAATGATTG cacagaaaaactaGATGTGCGCTTAGGGTATGATCTGTGCCGAGAAGAGCAAGAATTCttgcaaaaaaggaagagagtGGTTGCCGGTGCCCTGAAAAGGGTTCTTCATCTGGAAAGAGATCTACATGGACACGAG GTCCCGGTAATAGCTGTTATGGCAACAGGCGGAGGCCTCAGAGCAATGTCAGCTATGTTTGGGCACCTCTTAGCTCTTCAGAAGCTACATCTGTTGGACTGTGTTACCTATATCACTGGGGCTTCTGGCTCGACATG GACCCTAGCAGACCTGTATGAGCATGCCGACTGGTCACAGAAGACTCTGGAGGGGCCACTTAAGGCAGTAAAAGAGCAAGTGACAAAATGCAAGCTCAACCTTATGTCTATAGAGCATCTGAAGTATTATCACAAGGAACTCGCTGAAAGGGCAAAAGCAGGACATGTGTCATCTTTTACAACTCTGTGGTCACTTGTTCAGGAAATGTTCTTACATGAACGG CCAAGAAAGTACAAACTCACAGACCAGCGCAAGGCATTGGAGCATGGACAAAACCCCTTGCCTTTCTATGCAGTCCTCAatgtgaaagaggaaaagttCAGTACTTTCAAATTTAGAG AGTGGGCGGAGTTCTCTCCTTACGAGGTGGCCATACCAAAATACGGAGCCTCCATTCGTTCAGAATATTTTGACAGTGAATTTTTCATGGGAAGGCGAGTGAAGAAGCTGCCAGAATCTCGGATCTGCTATCTGGAAG GTCTTTGGACAAACATCTTTACAAGGAATTTGCTGGATGGCTTGTATTGGTCCTCAAATTCAAATGAATTCTGGGAACGATGGGCCAAAGATATGGTAGATATAG ACAAACATTCCCCTGAGGATGATGTCACTATCATCGAGCCTCCATCTTGTCTGTCAGGGAAACTGTATGAAATGTTTCAGGACATTATGACCAAGCGTCCACTACTGGGAAAGTCTCATAACTTCCTGAGAGGCTTAGAATTTCATAAGGATTATATCCATCAGAAAAAATTTATTGAATGGAAAG acaCCGTGCTGGACTCTTTCCCTAACACTCTGACACCGCTGCAGAAATATCTTTGCCTGATAGATGTTGGCTATTTCATCAACACCAGTGGTGCAGCACTTTTCAAGCCAGAGAGGGGTGTAGATGTCGTTATCTCACTTGATTATGGTTTGGGGAATGTGTTCAAG CAATTAGAGATGACATACAAATATTGCAAGATACAAAAAATCCCATTCCCCGAAGTGGAGATAAgtaaagaagaagagaagaacCCAAAGGAATGTTACGTGTTTTCGGATGCGGAGGACCCCAGAGCACCCATAGTAATCCATTTCCCCCTGGTGAATGACACCTTTAAGGAATTCAAGGAGCCTG gAGTAAAGCGCTGTCTCTCAGAGATGGAAGAGGGCAAAGTAAATCTGGAGAACAACTGCTCACCCTATTACCTCATTAGGCTAATCTACTCCTCTGAAAATTTTGACAAACTTGTGAACCTGAGCAAATACAACATCCTCAATAACAAAGACCTGCTCCTCCAGGCAATCCGGAGTGCTGTAGAacggaggagaagcagcaggactgGGAATCTCCCCAGCCACTCTGGAGCTGGATACCCCTAG